A stretch of DNA from Streptomyces venezuelae:
CCCGGTCTGAGGGTCCGCGCGCTCCGCTTCACCCGCCGCACGGTCACCGTGCGCGCCGAAACGGCCTACGGCGCACCCCCCGACATCGGCCACACGACCACCGCCGCAATCGAGCGCACCCTCCAGAACATGGCACTCCACCGCACACCGAAAGTGCGGCTCGTCCTGCGCCCTGTGCGGGACCCGCACGCCTCCTCCGCCCGGCGAGCGACCCAGGAGGACGAGAATGCGTAGCCGCACCGTGCCCAACCGGACGGCCCTCGCTCTGACCGGGCTCGCCCTCATCGCCGCAGCCGCGTCCGTTACCCGGTGGGGCGAGGAGAACGTCCTCATGGCCGTCCTCCGGCACCTGCAGCAAGCGGATCATCGCCTGCTATCCGTGGCAGGCGCTGTCGGTTTCGCCGCGTCGCTGTTCCTGGTCACGGTGCAGATACCGCGCCCGGCCCCACGCCGCCTGGCCCTTCCCGCCCCCCACTGCGGGCTGGACAGCCGGGCCGTCCGCCACGCCGTCCAAGCCGGCTGCGCCGCCATACCGGGGGTCGTGCGCGTCCGCTGCCGCCTTACGGGCCGCCGGCACATGATGCGCCTGGGCATCACCCTCACCGTGAACGCAACAGCACACCCCGACGACGTCCTGACCACGGTGTCAGACACTGTCCTGACACAGATCGCCCCGCTTCTCGAGCCCCGCCGGCTCCGCACTCGGATCCGTCTTCAGGTACAACGACCCAGGCCGCATCGAGCCCGCTGACAAGAGCCCGGCGGGCCGGTCAACACCGGTCGCGGCACAGCCGTCCGCAGGAGCAGCCCCGCCGCCACGGACCGCCGCGGAGCAGCGGCGGGCCCGTCGCGCGGCTGCGGCCACTCGCTCTTCTCGTGGCCACATCCCTCAACCGCCCTGGCTGCGACGTGACACCGGAGACGTACGGCGTGGACGTGGTGTCGACCCGTGGGTCACCCGCCTGCCGCAGTTGCCGGGCACTGCCGGCACGCAGGCATTCGAAGTCCTCGGCCTGTACGCGCGCGCAGCAGGGGGAGCCTTGGCCGCGACCGCGGTGACCGCCCTGGTCGATCCCCGCTCCCACCTGATCGTCTACGCCAGCGCCGGCCATCCACCACCGGTCCTGCTCCGCCCCGACCGCACCGTCGAAACCCTCGACCAGGCCTCCGACCCGCCGCTGGGCGCACGGCCCGAGCACGTCCCCCGCCCTCAGGCCGGCATCCAGTACCGCCCGGGCGACACCCTCGTCTTGTGCACCGACGGCCTCATCGAGCGTCACGGCGAAGACATCGACGCCGGCCTGACACGGCTGACCGATGCCCTTGCCGATTCAGGCTCGGTGCTGAGCCCGCAGACGCGGACGCCCTGCTGGACGGGCTGGGGGTCAGCCACGGCGCCCGCTAAGACATCGCCCTCGTCGTCACGCGCCTCCGAGCGGGCCCGCAATCACAAGATGGCGGCCCGCAAGGTGAGTCCGAGCCCGACGAGAACGACCAGGACGGAGATGCCCAAGGGGCCCGGGCGCGGTGGTAGTGCCACAGGGCCTGGCGGGTGCCGAGGGCCAGGTCCTGATCGGCTGGATAAGGCCTGGCTCACCGATCGGCCGAGGTGCGTCACTACAGGCAGATTTCTACCCCGGGTCCGTGGCCTTGGGGCGGCTGGTCCCCGGGGCGAGGACGGCTGCAAGAGAGCGGGGCAGTACCTCTTGCCAGCCCAGCAGGCGCAGCCCCTGCACCGTCTCGCCCGCACGGCAGAGTTCGAGCCCGGCGCAGTCCGTCGATTGCCAGCCTGTAGACGATTCCATCTCCGCACCGTCCCCAGGCCCCCACCCGCCCCGCAGCACAACGGGTGACGACACGCCGACTGCCACCCGCCTGGAGCAGTGACGGGGTCGGTTCCTGGGCCGGGCGGGTGGCTTTCGCGCCGGAGCCCCGTCCGCCGCGGTGGCGGTGGCGAATCCCCCAAAAGCCGTCGGCCACTGTGGTCGAGGCATCGAATACCGGGAGAACTCATGCGAAACCGCACCATGACCGCTGTGTCCGCCGCCGTACTCGCCGCGCTGTGCGCTGCGCCTGCTCTGGCGGCGTCCGACACCCGGTCGCAGACCCTGCCCGCCCACGATCACAAGGCCTTGCACGCGATCGGACTCACCAGCGATCAGCGTCTGGTCGAGTTCGACGTGAACAAGCCGTCCAAGACCTGGTCGCTGGGGAAGGTCTCGGGCCTGTCCGGCGACAGCAAGCTGGTCGGCATCGACTTCCGCGTCCAGAACGAGAAGCTCTACGGCGTCGGCGACCAGGGCGGCATCTACACCCTGAACACCGCCAACGCCAAGGCGATGAAGGTGTCCCAGCTGACCGTCGCGCTGGCCGGGACCGCGTTCGGTGTGGACTTCAACCCCGCCGCCAACCGGCTCCGCGTCATCTCCAACACCGGCCAGAACCTGCGCCACAACATCGACGATGCGGCAGCGCCGCTGACGACCACCGTGGATGGCACCCTCACCAACCCCACCACCCCGCCGTCGACCGCGATGGGCGTCACGGGCGCCGCGTACACCAACAACGATCTGAACGCCGCGACCGCGACGACCCTGTTCGACCTGGACACGATGGCCGACCGGATCTCGCTGCAGTCCCCGGCCAACGCCGGCACCCTGGCCCCCACCGGCAACCTCGGTGTGGATGCCGCTCTCGATGCCGGCTTCGACATCTACTACAACGCGATGGCCGGCACGAACCACGGCTTCGCCGCCATCGGCACCGGCGGCTCCTACCGCCTCTACGCAGTCGACGTACTGACCGGGAAGGCCACGAGCAAGGGCGCCTTCCCGACGAAGTACCAGGTCACCGACCTGGCCCTGCCCATCAACCAGAAGTAGCACGCACCCTGACGCCCGGCCCCGCGCCACCGGTCCCGACGGGGGACCACGGCGCTGGGCGGGGCCCGCCGGCCATCCACGCACACGGGCCGGTACGTCGGTGGCCCCGCGTCCTTCGGGAAGGACGCGGGGCCACCGGCCGTTGCGGGACGACGTTCCTGGTGCGGGTTACTTGGGCATCAGGACGGTGTCGACGATGTAGACGTTGGCGTTGGCGGTCTTGACGTTGCCGCACACCACGTTGGACGTGTCGTTGACCTTGTACGCCTCGCCGGAGCCCTTCGTGGTGACCATGCCCTTCTCCAGGGTCTCGAAGGAGCCGTTCTCCAGCTGCTTGGGCGTGAGCTTCTGGCCCACGACGTGGTAGGTGAGGATCTTCGTCAGGGTGGCCTTGTCGGCGAGGACCTTGTCGAGGTCGGCCTTCGGGATCTTCGCGAAGGCGTCGTTGGTCGGGGCGAAGACGGTGATGTCCTTGGCGTTGTTCAGGGTGTCGACAAGGCCGGCCTGCTTGACGGCGGCGACCAGGGTGGACAGGGCCGGGTTGTTCGAGGCGGCGGTGGCGACCGGGTCCTTGGCCATGCCGTCGAACGAGCCCGCGCCCTCCTTCGGCACGCCGGCACAGGCCGCTCCGAACGGCTGGTCGCCGGTCATCGAGTCGCCCGTGGGGGTGCTCTCGCCGGTCTTGGCCTGGTCACCGGCGGCGGCGGTGGGTGCGGCCTTGGTGTCGCTGCCGGAGTCGGAGCAGGCGGCCAGGGAGAAGGGCAGCAGGGCGGCTGCGGCGACTGCGATCGCGGTACGGCGGATCTTCATGCTGTTCATGATCGATTGCTCCTCGGGGGCTTTTCTGTAAGGGATTGCAGGAAGTTGGTTGTGCGGCCGGAGTCGCCCTGGGGGCTCGTCCGGTGGTCTAGGGGACGGTGACGAAGACGCTGTGCCAGCCGCTCGCTCCGTCGGGGATGGTCCGGGCGCGCTGTTCGGTCTGTACCTGGCCAGTGCCGTCGGTGGCGCGGACGGTGATCGTGTGGCCGCCGGGGGCGGCTTTCCAGGGGTAGGACCACTGACGCCAGGTATCGATGCCTGCCTGCTGGGCGAGGTCGGCGTCCTGCCAGGGTCCGTCGTCGATGCGGACTTCGACGCGGGTGATGCCGCGGTGCTGGGCCCAGGCGACACCTGCGATGGTGACGGTGCCGGCGGCGGGGCGGGCAAACGGCTTGGGGGTGTCGATCCTGGCCTGGGTCTTGATCGGTGCCTTCCGCGCCCACTTGCGCTTGACCCAGTAGGGGTCGTAGGCGTCGAAGGTGGTGAGCTCGATGTCGGTGATCCATTTGCAGGCCGACACGTACCCGTACAGGCCGGGTACGAGCATGCGCACCGGGAAGCCGTGATCGAAGGGCAGGGGCTCGCTGTTCATGCCGACGGCGAGCATCGCGTCCCGGCCGTCCATCAGGTCCTCGACCGGCGATCCGAGCGTCATCCCATCCACCGAACGCGCCACCAGCTGATCGGCCTTGCCTCCCTGGGACGGTGGCCGCACCCCGGCCTCCTTCAGGAGGCCGGCCAGCGGCACGCCGAGCCAGCGGGCGGTTCCGATATAGGGGCCACCGACCTCGTTGGAGACACAGGTCAAGGTGATGTCGCGTTCGATCAGGGGGCGTGCCAGGAGCTGGTCGAGGGTGTAGGTGCGCGGCCTGCTCACCCCTTTGCCGTGGATGCGCAGCCGCCAGGTGCCCGCGTCGACCTTGGGGACGGTCAGGGCGGTGTCGACGCGGTAGAAGTCGGCGTTGGGGGTGGTGAAGGGGCTGATGTCGGCGACCTTGAGCTGGACACCGGCCGGGATCGCGGGTGCCGGAGAGGCAGGAGCGGGCAGGACCAGGCTGTTGCGGGAGGCGACTGCACCTTGGCCCTGGCGGCCGGTGAAGAACCGGCCCAGGGCCCCGGCAGATACCGCCGCCACCGCGGTCACGCCGGCCGCGGCGAGGAAACCGCGCCTGTTCCAGCCTTCAGTGGCTTCCTGTCCGTCCGCGAGGGCAGGGACCGTGGCGGGCACGGCTTTCGACGCAAGGACATAGAGGACGAGGGCCCCTGCAAGGGCTCCGGCGATCGAGGGCAGTACGTCGCCGATGCCGGTGGAGTCGGGGCGGCTGAGGGCCGCGGCTGAGCCGACGATTCCGAACAGCAGCACGCCGGTGGCGCCGACCCGCCGGTGGGACAGGGCGAGGATGCCGAGGCCGACGGCGATGAGGGCGAGGATGGCGAGGATTCCGAGCTGCAGGACGGTCTTGTCGTTCTCCCCGAAGGTGCGGATCGCGAAGTCCTTCACCGCGGCGGGTGTCCGGTCGATCACCGCACCACCCACAACCGTCACCGGGCCGGCCGCAGGCCGCACCAGGCCGGCGACCAGCTCGGCCACGGCCAGCGCCGTGAACGCCGCCAGAAGGCCGGCCAGTGCACCCCGTGCGGCGCGGGAGAGGATTGTTCGGAAGCTGCTCACAACCGGCATTCGGCAGCCCCCTACCGGAGGATTGGTCCGACCTCCGAAAGAGTGAACAGAGCACGGGTGTTGCCGTCACGGCACCGGTGTCGAGGCGGTGGTGAGCCCGGGTTCGCCCATGTGCGGGGGCGGGCCGATCCGGGGGCGGGAGAGGTCCGCGGGCAGGCGGGTGGGCCACCAGGTGCGGGGTCCGAGGTCGAGGATCAGGGCGGGGACGAGGAAGAGGCGAACCAGGAGGGTGTCGATCAGCACGCCGATGGCGACAATGCAGCCGATCTGTGCGAGGTAGAGCAGGGGCATCACGATCAGAGCGGCGAACGTGGCGGCCAGGATGAGTCCGGCGGCGCTGATGACGCCGCTGGTGGTTGCCAGTGCCCGGTGCACCCCGGCGGTGGTGCCGTGGTGGAGCGCTTCGGCGCGGATACGGTGGACGAGGAAGATGTTGTAGTCCACGCCAAGGGCGACGAGGAAGACGAAGGAGAACAGCACCACGGCCGGCTCGGTGGCAGCACTGCCGACGACCAGCTGGAGAACGAGCGCGGCGGCCCCGAACGCGGTGAACAGGCTGACCCATGCCGCCGCGACCAGAAGCAGGGGCAGCAGCAGGCAGCGCAGCAGAACGATCAGGACGACCAGGACGACGGCCAGCACCAGAGGCATGATCAGCCTGTGGCCGCCGACAGATGTCTCGTGGAGGTCGGTGAGCTGCGCGCTCTGCCCGCCGACCAGCGCCCCGGTTCCGGCCAGCGAACCGCGCAGCCGGACCACCGTGGCACGGGCTTGGGCGCTGTCCGGGGCGTCTGCCAGCGTCGCCATCACCTGTGCCGTCCTCTCAGGTCCGGGGTGGACGTCGGTGGCCGCAACGCCGGGCGTCGCGGCAGCCTTCTCTCGTACCTCGGTCATGCGGGTGGCGGGCGCGATGATGATCAGGGGGCTGGCGGTTCCGGCGGGGAAGTGGCGTGCGAGGACGTGCTGCCCGGTAGCGGAGGGTGAACCGGCCGGCAGGGCCTGGTGCAGGGGAACGCCGCTCTGCGCGAGGAACGGGGCGCAGGCCGCTCCCGCGGCGAGCAGCACCAGGCAGCCCGCCCACACCCGGCGGGGCCGGCACTCGATGGCACGGCCCGCTTTCGTCCGCCGACCGTCTTCTCCCGTCTGCGACGCGGTGGCGGGACGCAAGGCTCGGCGTCCGCACACAAGGAGGAGGGCGGGGAGGAAGGTCAGGGACACTGCGGCGCAGCAGGCCATGGCGATCGCCACGGCCGGTCCCAGCGCTTGCTCGGCGGGCAGGTCGCTGAAGGTGAGGGTCATCATGGCGCAGGCGATGGTTGCTGCGCTGGCCAGGACCGGGGGTGCGGTGGCGCGGCATGCGGCTTTCATCGCCTGCGCGGCGTCGGGGTGTTGGGCGAGTTCTTCGCGGTGGCGGGCGGCCAGCAGGAGGGCGTAGTCGGTGCTCGCGCCGATCACGAGGACGAACACGATGCCCTGGGTTTGGCCGTCGATCGCCAGCCAGCCCGGCCGGGCCAGCGCATACAGGACCGCGCAGGCTGCGGCCAGCGCCACCAGGGAGCCGGCGATCACCAGCAGCGGCATCACCAGGCTGCGGTAGACGGCGAGCAGGATCAGCAGGACGCCGGCGAGGGTGACGGCCAGCAGCATGCTGTCGGTCTTCGCGAACGCGCCGTCGAGGTCGGCCTGCGCGGCGGCCGGCCCCGCCAGATCTACGTGTGTTCCGTCGACGGTGGTGGCCGCCTGCCGGATGGCATTCAGCTGCGCGGCCAGTTCGGACGGTCTGGCGGCGATCACGGCCGTCAGTGCCCGGCCGTCCGCAGCCAGGACCGGGACGGCGGTGGAGCCGGCCAGGCGGGTGGTGATCTGACGGACCGCCTGCTGCTGGGCGGCGGTGATCTTCTCGCCGCCCTTGCGAGGGGTCCAGATCACCGCGAGGGGCAGCAGGTCGTCCTGCGCGGTCGGGTTGAGCAGGCGGGCGACCCGGGCGGACTCGGCGCCGGCCGGCAGCTGGACCGCCTGGCTGGAGGGGGCCACCTCGCCCAGACGCATGGTGTACGGGCCGGCGGCTACGGCCAGGGCCAGCCACAGCAGGAGCACGGCCAACGGGCCTGCCCGATGGAACTTCCACATCACGGGGGGGCGCCTTCCGATCGCGGCGGTCGAAACCGCCCGGCGGCCCTGCGGAAGCCCGCGGACCCCCATCCGGGACGGGTGTACGGGGGTGGTTCGACACCACGGCGGGAGGGGGATGGGGTGGGCTGCCTGATGTCACCCGACCGGGCGACTTTCGCTGTTTGCGCCGTAGACACAATCCTTGGTCCGGTTCGTCCCGAATCCTTCGCGTGAGGCTCCTGAAGGGGCCTGCAGCACACCGATTCCGCGATCGACTGGATTCAAGGGAGGTGAGTGCGATGACCGTATCCGTGAACGTGCGCAGGCTGGTGGCAGGGGCCGCGTCGGCCGGTCTGCTGGCCGGCGCGTCCGTGCTGAGCGTGGCCGCAACGGCTAACGCCGCACCAGCGCCGTCCGCGGTGACGTTGGCGGTCACCGGTGACCGGGACCACCGGCACGACCGGTGGGACCGCAATGAGCGGTGTAACTGGGTTAAGGGCCACTGGAAATGGAAGTGGCACCAGGGCACCTGGCACCACGGCTACCAGGACCACCACGGTAAGTGGCACGACGGATGGTGGGGCAAGGGTTACTGGAAGCAGCACTGGGTTCCCGGCCACTGGAACTGCCACGACAAGTGGTAGCCCTTGCAGGGTCGTCGTGGGGTTCCGGAACCACCGGAACCCCACCCCTGTTCCCTCCCGGCTTTCCGGCCCGCCCAGGAGCGGGTGCGGGTGTCGCCGATTGTGAGGAATGATCATGGTCACCGCGATCGCGTCCTGCGGGTGCCCGTCCACCATGCACCTCCCGCTCCCGGCGGGTGCGCCGGCTGCCCGGCACGCCCGTCAGAGCGTGGCACGGATGCTGGCCCTGGAGCCGGCTGTCTGCCCGCGTGCGGTGGCCGAGGACCTTTTCCTCATCGTCTCCGAGCTGGTCACCAACGCCGTACTGCACGCGCACGGCCCCTACGCGCTCACGATCAGACTGGAGCCGGGACGGGCGGGCATCGCCGTCACCGACGGCTCCGGCGACATGAAGACCCGATCCCCTGATGCTGGTACCCGGCGGATCGGGCCGGGCGGCCGCGGCTTGAAGATGGTCCGTGCTCTGGGTGCGGATCTGTTCGTCAGCCGTTCCGACCGGGGGAAGCAGGTCGTCGCGATTCTCACATGGCAGGCCCAGTAAGGGAAGAGGTACTACGGGTGGCTGTGCCGACAGCCACCCGCAGCCGACCCGCCCGGCAGCGGTTTCGCACGCGGCGCGTCCCCAGGGCCGCGCTGCGCCCGCGCCGGGGCGGGTCACCGACCGGCGCCTCCCCGTCTTGGCGGCGCCGGACCGGAGCTGTGCCCGCGGTGGACGGTCAGGCGTTGACGCAGGTGTTGCCGAAGGACGGGTTCAGCAGCCCGATGACGCTGACGGTGTTGCCGCAGGCGTTGACCGGGATGTGGATCGGTACCTGGATGAGGTTGCCCGAGAGCACGCCCGGCGAGCCCGCGGCCAGGCCCTGCGCGCCCGCGTCGGCGGATGCCACCGACGCGCCCGCCACCACGACCGCGCCGGCCGCCAGGGCCACTGCCAGACCTCGTCGCACACGCACCATGTCTATGTACCTCTCGTGAGGGTGTCCGGCCGCGCGGAGGTTCCGCGCGGCCGGTGAGGAAGCCCGTGAACACCTTCGGGATCCCTCACGACCGGCCTTCGCCGCCGAAGCCCGACCGGCTTGCCCGAGGGAGCCGGGTTCCCTCCAACGGGTCAAGGCTGGTGCGTGGAGGTGACGAAGTGGCCTCCCATCCGCAGGCCTGTCGGCTACGAAGAACAGGCGAATCACGCACAGGTTTCCAAGGCCGGACCGCTTCCCTGGGGGCGGTCCGGTCCCGCACCAGCGACGACACAAGGACCGGCATGCGATGGATGCCCCGCCCCCCGACGGCCGCCCCAGGCCGCCGCTTCGCCTTCTCTCCACGGCCGGAGCCCCGCAGGTGAACCAACCGATCCCCTTCGACACCGGCCGTCCCTCCGACCCTGTCCGCCGCGACCTCACCGAGACCATGCAGAAGGTCGCCCACGGCGACAAACAGGCCTTCTCCCTCCTCTACGACGCCCTCGCCCCGATGGTCTTCGGGATCGTCGTCAAGGTCGTGCGCGACCGCGCCCAGTCCGAGGAGGTCGCCCAAGAGGTCATGATCGACCTGTGGCGCCAAGCCGCCCGCTACCGCCCCGATGCCGGTTCCGTGACCACGTGGGCGGCGACGATCGCGCACCGGCGGGCCGTGGACCGGGTCCGCTCCGCCCAGGCCGCCACCGACCGCGAGCACGCCCAGGCCGCCCGCGAGCACACCACCGCCTTCGACGAGGTCGCCGAACAGGTCGAGACACGGCTGGACTCCGAGCAGGTCCGCCGCTGCCTGCGCGGCCTGACCGAACTCCAGCGCCAAGCGGTGACCCTGGCCTACTACCAGGGCCTGACCTACCGTGAAGTCGCCGAAACCCTGCGCACACCGCTTCCCACCATCAAGACACGCATGCGCGACGGACTCATCCGGCTCCGCGACTGCATGGGGGTGACCACATGAACCACCACGCCACCGACGCCCACACCCTCGCCGCCGCCTACACCCTCGGCGCACTCGAAGACGACGAACGAAACGCCTTCCACGCCCACCTGCAAGCCTGCGAGGCCTGCCGGCAGGAAGCCGCCGAATTCGAAGCGACCGCCGCACGCCTGGCCACAGCCGTCGCACAGCCGCCACCCGCCGTGATCAAGGCGCAGGTCATGGCCGCCATCGACGGGGTCCGCCAGCTTCCGCCGCGTGTTCCCACACACGCCG
This window harbors:
- a CDS encoding DUF4394 domain-containing protein; the encoded protein is MRNRTMTAVSAAVLAALCAAPALAASDTRSQTLPAHDHKALHAIGLTSDQRLVEFDVNKPSKTWSLGKVSGLSGDSKLVGIDFRVQNEKLYGVGDQGGIYTLNTANAKAMKVSQLTVALAGTAFGVDFNPAANRLRVISNTGQNLRHNIDDAAAPLTTTVDGTLTNPTTPPSTAMGVTGAAYTNNDLNAATATTLFDLDTMADRISLQSPANAGTLAPTGNLGVDAALDAGFDIYYNAMAGTNHGFAAIGTGGSYRLYAVDVLTGKATSKGAFPTKYQVTDLALPINQK
- a CDS encoding fasciclin domain-containing protein; this encodes MNSMKIRRTAIAVAAAALLPFSLAACSDSGSDTKAAPTAAAGDQAKTGESTPTGDSMTGDQPFGAACAGVPKEGAGSFDGMAKDPVATAASNNPALSTLVAAVKQAGLVDTLNNAKDITVFAPTNDAFAKIPKADLDKVLADKATLTKILTYHVVGQKLTPKQLENGSFETLEKGMVTTKGSGEAYKVNDTSNVVCGNVKTANANVYIVDTVLMPK
- a CDS encoding chaplin, whose protein sequence is MVRVRRGLAVALAAGAVVVAGASVASADAGAQGLAAGSPGVLSGNLIQVPIHIPVNACGNTVSVIGLLNPSFGNTCVNA
- a CDS encoding ATP-binding protein codes for the protein MHLPLPAGAPAARHARQSVARMLALEPAVCPRAVAEDLFLIVSELVTNAVLHAHGPYALTIRLEPGRAGIAVTDGSGDMKTRSPDAGTRRIGPGGRGLKMVRALGADLFVSRSDRGKQVVAILTWQAQ
- a CDS encoding molybdopterin-dependent oxidoreductase, with protein sequence MPVVSSFRTILSRAARGALAGLLAAFTALAVAELVAGLVRPAAGPVTVVGGAVIDRTPAAVKDFAIRTFGENDKTVLQLGILAILALIAVGLGILALSHRRVGATGVLLFGIVGSAAALSRPDSTGIGDVLPSIAGALAGALVLYVLASKAVPATVPALADGQEATEGWNRRGFLAAAGVTAVAAVSAGALGRFFTGRQGQGAVASRNSLVLPAPASPAPAIPAGVQLKVADISPFTTPNADFYRVDTALTVPKVDAGTWRLRIHGKGVSRPRTYTLDQLLARPLIERDITLTCVSNEVGGPYIGTARWLGVPLAGLLKEAGVRPPSQGGKADQLVARSVDGMTLGSPVEDLMDGRDAMLAVGMNSEPLPFDHGFPVRMLVPGLYGYVSACKWITDIELTTFDAYDPYWVKRKWARKAPIKTQARIDTPKPFARPAAGTVTIAGVAWAQHRGITRVEVRIDDGPWQDADLAQQAGIDTWRQWSYPWKAAPGGHTITVRATDGTGQVQTEQRARTIPDGASGWHSVFVTVP
- a CDS encoding MMPL family transporter, which codes for MWKFHRAGPLAVLLLWLALAVAAGPYTMRLGEVAPSSQAVQLPAGAESARVARLLNPTAQDDLLPLAVIWTPRKGGEKITAAQQQAVRQITTRLAGSTAVPVLAADGRALTAVIAARPSELAAQLNAIRQAATTVDGTHVDLAGPAAAQADLDGAFAKTDSMLLAVTLAGVLLILLAVYRSLVMPLLVIAGSLVALAAACAVLYALARPGWLAIDGQTQGIVFVLVIGASTDYALLLAARHREELAQHPDAAQAMKAACRATAPPVLASAATIACAMMTLTFSDLPAEQALGPAVAIAMACCAAVSLTFLPALLLVCGRRALRPATASQTGEDGRRTKAGRAIECRPRRVWAGCLVLLAAGAACAPFLAQSGVPLHQALPAGSPSATGQHVLARHFPAGTASPLIIIAPATRMTEVREKAAATPGVAATDVHPGPERTAQVMATLADAPDSAQARATVVRLRGSLAGTGALVGGQSAQLTDLHETSVGGHRLIMPLVLAVVLVVLIVLLRCLLLPLLLVAAAWVSLFTAFGAAALVLQLVVGSAATEPAVVLFSFVFLVALGVDYNIFLVHRIRAEALHHGTTAGVHRALATTSGVISAAGLILAATFAALIVMPLLYLAQIGCIVAIGVLIDTLLVRLFLVPALILDLGPRTWWPTRLPADLSRPRIGPPPHMGEPGLTTASTPVP
- the sigK gene encoding ECF RNA polymerase sigma factor SigK, with protein sequence MNQPIPFDTGRPSDPVRRDLTETMQKVAHGDKQAFSLLYDALAPMVFGIVVKVVRDRAQSEEVAQEVMIDLWRQAARYRPDAGSVTTWAATIAHRRAVDRVRSAQAATDREHAQAAREHTTAFDEVAEQVETRLDSEQVRRCLRGLTELQRQAVTLAYYQGLTYREVAETLRTPLPTIKTRMRDGLIRLRDCMGVTT